The DNA segment CAATGTCGTGTCGCGAGAACGGATCTAATTTGGCATCGTAAAGAGGTCATGGAGTCCCCAACTGACAGCAATTTGATAAAAGAATTTCATTATGTAAAGGCGTATCATAAGTGCCTAGAACTTGCAGCACAAATTGAACCCACCAAAGTAAAAAATAGAAAAGAGAAACGCTTTAATGCTCTCCTACATACTATCGATGAAGAGAAACGGTTAATCACTGAATTATCAACACACGACACACCAGAAACGCTCTATTTCTTATGGACTCAAGGAAAAAATGGCGCCATACGTCAGTTTTTAAAGCTAGAAAAAAGTGGTCAACTTAATACCGCAGAACTACAATACGCGTTGGCGACTTACTATATAACTCGCGATCAAGAGAAAACGGTCAAGCTACTCAATAACGCCTTGAAACTAAGCGATGAAGATAATCTTAACATAGGTATTCTTGAGGCGTTGGCAAGCGTTAATCATGCGTTGAAAAGGCCAGAACGCGCTTATGCGTGGGTTCTGGTCAGCAAAGAGTTCGGTGTGCCGGTAGCGTCGGAAAGAGATCTCAGTGTCCTTTATAGTTTCTCTCCAGAGCAAAAAGAGCAACTCGAAACAATCGCAGATGACATAATCGATGCAATTAAGGACAACAATTACAAAACCTCATTGATAACTAAAGTAAAATAGAAAATCTTTGGCGTTCAAACGGGTTATAATTGATACAAAAATGAAATAAAAATACAAAAAACATCAAATTATCCGACGTTTTTTGTATTTTTAGTGAAAGTTAACGACACCGAATTTACACAGTACCTATCTCCAGTGGTTTCTGGCCCATCAGGAAAAACATGCCCCAAATGGCTATCGCAACTCGCACAACGTATTTCGACTCGCTTCATGCCGTGGCTAATGTCTTCTAAGTAACGGATAGCAGAGCCATCGATAGCAGAATCAAAACTCGGCCAACCGCAACCAGAGTCATATTTATGATCGGAATGAAATAGCGGCTTCTTACAACAAGTGCAAAAATATTCCCCTGATTCGCGATTATGCAACAACTTTCCAGAAAACGGTGCCTCAGTCCCTTGTAGCCTACATACCTGAAACTCTTCCTCTGTCAAAGAGTTACGCCATTCTTGATCTGATTTTATCACTTTATCTTTCATCTCATTCCTCTCAACTTTCTTTTCTTTTTTTATATTATTGATCGATTTTGTGATAAAAACTTGCTTATTTATTGCTTTGTAGCACATATTTTTCTGATTGAACCTGCGTTCATGGGGTTGCAATTCTTCTCTTCGCCCTTCATCATCGATTCTTAAGTAACAATATTTTGTAAATTGGTCGCAAAAAGTAGTCGCTCGTGAAACTAAGTTGAAAAAAGGCATTATTTTTTTGACTTTGAACAAGATAAGAACGATTATCTGTTGCAGATAATTACAGTATTCTGTAATTTTACAACCAGTTTATATTTCATCAGAAAAAAGTTGTGGAGCAACAAATAATGACTATCAAAGTAGGTATTAATGGTTTTGGCCGTATCGGCCGTTTTGTATTTCGTGCATCTGTAGAACGCACTGACATCGAAGTTGTTGGTATCAACGACCTTATCGACGTTGAATACATGGCATACATGTTAAAATACGATTCAACTCACGGCCGTTTCAACGGTACAGTTGAAGTTAAAGATGGCAACCTTGTTGTAAACGGTAAAACAGTACGTGTAACTGCTGAGCGCAACCCAGAAGATCTTAAGTGGGATGCAATCGACGTTGACGTTGTTGCTGAAGCAACTGGTCTTTTCTTAAATGACGAAACTGCTCGTAAACACATCACTGCTGGTGCTAAGAAAGTTGTTCTTACTGGTCCTTCTAAAGACGCAACTCCAATGTTCGTTATGGGCGTAAATGACAGTACTTATGCTGGTCAAGATATCGTTTCTAACGCTTCTTGTACTACTAACTGCCTAGCTCCTATTGCTAAAGTTCTTAACGACAAGTTCGGTATCGAATCTGGTCTTATGACGACAGTTCACGCGACTACAGCAACTCAAAAAACGGTAGATGCTCCTTCAGCTAAAGACTGGCGTGGTGGCCGTGGTGCTTCTCAAAACATCATCCCATCTTCAACTGGTGCAGCTAAAGCAGTAGGCGTTGTTCTTCCAGAACTAAACGGCCTTCTAACTGGTATGG comes from the Vibrio sp. DW001 genome and includes:
- a CDS encoding DUF2989 domain-containing protein, with translation MNIQKNIVLLSSCLVLFGCFEGRMNTNKLCENNPALRCDQLNMDDGQCRVARTDLIWHRKEVMESPTDSNLIKEFHYVKAYHKCLELAAQIEPTKVKNRKEKRFNALLHTIDEEKRLITELSTHDTPETLYFLWTQGKNGAIRQFLKLEKSGQLNTAELQYALATYYITRDQEKTVKLLNNALKLSDEDNLNIGILEALASVNHALKRPERAYAWVLVSKEFGVPVASERDLSVLYSFSPEQKEQLETIADDIIDAIKDNNYKTSLITKVK
- the msrB gene encoding peptide-methionine (R)-S-oxide reductase MsrB — protein: MKDKVIKSDQEWRNSLTEEEFQVCRLQGTEAPFSGKLLHNRESGEYFCTCCKKPLFHSDHKYDSGCGWPSFDSAIDGSAIRYLEDISHGMKRVEIRCASCDSHLGHVFPDGPETTGDRYCVNSVSLTFTKNTKNVG
- the gap gene encoding type I glyceraldehyde-3-phosphate dehydrogenase — encoded protein: MTIKVGINGFGRIGRFVFRASVERTDIEVVGINDLIDVEYMAYMLKYDSTHGRFNGTVEVKDGNLVVNGKTVRVTAERNPEDLKWDAIDVDVVAEATGLFLNDETARKHITAGAKKVVLTGPSKDATPMFVMGVNDSTYAGQDIVSNASCTTNCLAPIAKVLNDKFGIESGLMTTVHATTATQKTVDAPSAKDWRGGRGASQNIIPSSTGAAKAVGVVLPELNGLLTGMAFRVPTANVSVVDLTVNLKTATSYEAICAAMKEASEGELKGVLGYTEDAVVSQDFIGEVQTSVFDAAAGVALTDKFVKVVSWYDNEIGYSNKVLDLVAHISK